GAAAGCCTGCCAGGAATCGGGATGAACTGGAATCAAAGGTGCGAGGTGCAATGATGAAAATACAGAATCGCCCAAAACGGGTTATGTCCTATTTTAGACACCGAAAAATCCAATATGCCGCGTAATGAACCTATTGGATTGCCGGGTTAATAAGTGGCAAGCCAAGCGCGTTCTTCTTCGGACGGGTCATACTTTCCAGAGTTTGGTGACACTATCTTCCAATATCTGGCTGATTCGCCGAGTGAACCGATGAATGCGAATTCAACAACTACATAAAATAGCCAAATTGAAGCGCGGATTGTTTTTAGATTCATATCAAGACCAGCATGTTGCTCTGTGTAGGGGGCTAGTGGCTTAATTTTTTGATGAAGTGGGCTGATATGGGTAAATAAATTGGACAGCATTCCATAAATTTGGCCAAAAGGCGGGATGATTTTTTTCGCAGTTGTTATTGCATGTGGAGTGTTGAATTCTCCACTCTGGATTTTCTTTAGATCGGATGAATTCTGTAATCCATGTAGGCATACAGCCATTGCTTCTACTGCATTGCGTAAAACAGTTCCGGGGACGAGGAGATATCCTGCTCGAAGAACATAAACAGCAGCAGATAGAGAAATGGAAATATTTATTAAAACTTCAACGGCCCATGATTGCACATTGCTGAGTGGTCTTTGGCCATTAAGTGCGCTAATTAGAACGAAAGCGGCTTGAGAGTAGAGGTCGCTAATTTCATTAAGATCATCGTCACACAGAATGTCAAAACTTTCAGCGATAGCCAGCGACTCACGCTTGATTTGATTAATAAGTAAATCAGAGGTAACGATGATTGGCATATAACATCTAAAAATATTATCTGGTTTAGGTCGCGTAGGCACAAATTGTGAATCACAGACTTATATTTTTTTGTTTGAATGTTTTCCGGTAATGGCTTCTTTAGCGCGGATTTTTGCTCTTCCTGCGATATTTTCGTTGGTGCTTAGTGATCCGATAAAACCCGACTCGCAGGCCAGTTCATAGGGAGTTTTATCCGTCGGCTTGCTGGCAAGGTCTTGTTCTACATGCCGCGGAGTACGAACGGTGGTGGTCATGGCATGCTCCAGAAAATTATGCATTGACGGTAATACAGAGTCTGCGGGGTAGCAAGCGCCCTTGAACCAGCCGTCTGCTTATGCCCATGCTAGGCTTTCCCCATGAGCACGATTTTCGACATTCTTGCCGAGCGCCGCATCGGCGAAGCCGTGGCGCGCGGCGAGTTGGATGATTTGCCGGGGGCCGGGCAACCCTTGTTGTTCGAGGACGAGCCCTTCGTGACACCCGAGCAGCGCATGGTCAACCGGGTACTCAAGAACGCCGGTTTCACGCCGCGCGAGGTCTTGCTGCGCAAGGAGGTC
The DNA window shown above is from Quatrionicoccus australiensis and carries:
- a CDS encoding DnaJ family domain-containing protein, with product MSTIFDILAERRIGEAVARGELDDLPGAGQPLLFEDEPFVTPEQRMVNRVLKNAGFTPREVLLRKEVAELRRRVEETQPGERREQLKKELVFLLIQVAGNRGA